One region of Malania oleifera isolate guangnan ecotype guangnan chromosome 6, ASM2987363v1, whole genome shotgun sequence genomic DNA includes:
- the LOC131158171 gene encoding ubiquitin C-terminal hydrolase 22-like: MASKIPGQSTIPPPCPHLAEFRSRHGPKPFRALQECLRVRPPGRAAIRRDPSEVPRCGACGDAAAARLYACVACAAVYCHAPPRSSHAAAHSDSMPPGHEIAVDVDRAELFCCACRDQVYDRDFDQAVVVAQTASQAGTIPSPPPENLRKRRRVDYRPWTPDPRERVLVKKNSSPLQRMDGVSVSDLPEGLRGLNNLGNTCFMNSVLQALLHTPPLRNYFLSDRHNRFFCQQKNKAKRNDGCSNKNSRLCLACDMDAMFSAVFSGDRTPYSPAKFLYSWWQHAANLASYEQQDAHEFFISMLDGIHEKVDKDRRKSQSQGSGDCCIAHRVFSGILRSDVMCMACGFTSTTYDPCVDISLDLEPTQACSAKAASSKSHPSCNGDTDSMMSSQKCGISTLMGCLDRFTRPERLGSDQKFFCQQCQVRQESLKQMSIRKLPLVSCFHIKRFEHSSIRNMSRKVDRYLQFPLSLDMTPYLSSSILRSRFGNRIFCFDGDEADASSELSSEFELFAVVTHAGKLDAGHYVTYLRLSNQWYKCDDAWITQVNENIVRAAQGYMMFYVQKMLYYKASEKPVASR, translated from the exons ATGGCCTCCAAGATCCCCGGCCAGTCGACGATACCCCCGCCGTGTCCCCACCTGGCCGAGTTCCGTTCCCGGCACGGTCCCAAGCCGTTCCGCGCTCTGCAGGAGTGTCTACGGGTCCGGCCGCCGGGTCGCGCCGCGATCCGCCGAGACCCGTCGGAGGTGCCGCGGTGCGGCGCGTGCGGGGATGCGGCGGCTGCGAGGCTCTATGCTTGCGTCGCTTGCGCCGCCGTGTACTGTCACGCGCCGCCCAGGTCGTCACACGCGGCTGCGCACTCAGATTCGATGCCTCCCGGACACGAGATCGCCGTCGACGTCGACCGCGCCGAGCTTTTCTGCTGCGCGTGCCGGGACCAGGTCTACGACCGGGACTTCGACCAAGCGGTCGTGGTTGCGCAGACGGCGTCGCAGGCTGGCACGATCCCTTCTCCTCCGCCGGAAAATCTCAGGAAGCGGCGGCGCGTGGACTACCGCCCGTGGACGCCCGATCCGAGGGAGCGAGTCTTGGTGAAGAAAAATTCAAGCCCATTGCAGCGAATGGACGGTGTGTCTGTCTCCGACCTTCCGGAAGGATTGCGGGGTCTGAACAATCTGGGAAACACATGCTTTATGAACTCCGTGTTGCAGGCATTGCTTCATACGCCTCCGCTGAGGAACTATTTCTTGAGCGATCGGCATAACCGGTTCTTTTGCCAGCAGAAGAACAAAGCCAAGAGGAATGATGGTTGTAGTAATAAGAATTCGCGGTTGTGTTTAGCATGCGATATGGATGCGATGTTTTCAGCTGTATTCTCGGGGGATCGAACGCCCTATAGCCCAGCTAAATTCCTATACAG TTGGTGGCAACATGCAGCAAATCTTGCGAGCTATGAACAGCAAGATGCTCATGAATTTTTCATATCGATGCTTGATGGGATTCATGAAAAGGTGGATAAGGATCGACGCAAGTCCCAGAGTCAAG GCAGCGGAGACTGTTGTATTGCTCATAGAGTATTCTCTGGCATATTGCGATCCGACGTCATGTGTATGGCTTGTGGTTTCACATCTACAACATATGACCCTTGTGTGGATATCTCACTGGATTTGGAACCAACCCAGGCATGTTCAGCTAAGGCGGCATCATCAAAGTCTCATCCTTCTTGCAACGGCGATACAGATTCCATGATGTCAAGCCAGAAGTGTGGAATATCCACCCTGATGGGGTGCTTAGATCGTTTCACAAGACCTGAGAGACTAGGTTCTGACCAAAAATTCTTCTGCCAACAGTGTCAGGTGAGGCAGGAATCTCTTAAGCAGATGTCTATAAGAAAGCTTCCATTGGTTTCTTGCTTCCACATCAAGAGGTTTGAGCATTCTTCAATCAGAAACATGTCAAGGAAGGTCGACCGTTATTTGCAGTTCCCACTTTCTTTGGACATGACACCTTATCTCTCTTCCTCCATTTTGAGGAGTCGATTTGGGAACAGGATTTTCTGTTTCGATGGGGATGAGGCAGATGCTTCGAGTGAGTTATCTTCGGAGTTTGAGTTGTTTGCTGTTGTCACTCACGCGGGTAAATTAGATGCTGGTCATTATGTGACGTATCTGCGGTTAAGTAACCAATGGTACAAGTGCGATGATGCTTGGATTACTCAAGTTAATGAGAACATTGTGAGGGCTGCCCAGGGATACATGATGTTTTATGTACAGAAGATGCTTTATTACAAAGCTAGCGAAAAACCAGTTGCTTCTCGATAG